Proteins encoded together in one Bacteroides ovatus window:
- a CDS encoding helix-turn-helix domain-containing protein: protein MDRQIKHNLTGQPGYDWGMTDKPFLTIGEVADILQVSSRTVYNLIYNGTLRACRLTYHITIITKEDFFLMIRETTYCKRSVSIFARQGKKTKKKMNEDTLNTEKDLSQKEGKKKEKGSPKRQLIPAANYKQSVRDTFTDKESAGGDLYTMAEICQKYNYTYGRFYNLRMRYSIPCVKANATKCFPKAEVDKAMAEEAERLGSNLSEHWYSCFDIMRLFGLGKTQVRRFALTHGVRTKRIHGNRLYYLKADWDEARKVSERKSASTKAKREPDNESDNN, encoded by the coding sequence ATGGACCGTCAAATTAAACACAATTTAACAGGTCAGCCCGGATATGACTGGGGCATGACCGACAAGCCTTTTCTCACCATCGGGGAAGTGGCGGACATCCTGCAAGTGAGCAGCCGGACAGTGTATAACCTCATATACAACGGCACTCTCCGGGCTTGCAGACTGACATACCACATCACAATCATCACCAAGGAGGATTTCTTTCTGATGATTAGAGAGACAACCTACTGTAAGCGGAGCGTGTCTATCTTCGCCAGACAGGGTAAAAAGACAAAAAAGAAGATGAACGAAGATACACTGAACACTGAAAAAGACCTTTCCCAAAAGGAGGGAAAGAAGAAAGAGAAGGGTAGCCCGAAACGGCAGCTCATTCCGGCGGCTAACTACAAGCAGTCCGTGCGCGACACGTTCACGGACAAAGAAAGTGCCGGAGGCGACCTTTATACGATGGCTGAGATTTGCCAGAAATACAATTATACCTACGGGCGATTTTACAATCTCCGTATGCGTTACTCGATACCCTGTGTCAAAGCCAATGCCACCAAGTGCTTCCCGAAAGCCGAGGTTGACAAGGCTATGGCTGAGGAAGCTGAACGGCTGGGAAGCAACCTGTCGGAGCACTGGTATTCCTGTTTCGACATCATGCGCCTGTTCGGTCTGGGCAAGACCCAAGTCCGCAGGTTCGCGCTCACCCACGGGGTAAGGACGAAGCGCATACACGGCAACCGCCTGTACTATCTCAAGGCTGACTGGGACGAGGCACGGAAGGTGTCGGAACGCAAGAGTGCAAGCACGAAAGCCAAGCGAGAGCCGGACAATGAATCAGACAACAATTAA
- a CDS encoding mobilization protein: MAQKTSINIKPCNIGSSEAHNRRTAEYLAHIGKEKFYVRTDLMAANETWVAPDFGGTSLSERYNQIAAMVKEKTGRAMQTKDRERVNKKTGKVTVVRGSTPLKEGVVVIKDDTTLEQLQHFCEVCKERWGITALQIFIHRDEGHYGTPGDTATWKPNLHAHIVWDWMNHDTGKSCKLDEKAMSDMQTLLAECLDMERGSSKEQTGKEHLERADFIIARQKQEAEQVKAEKEAAEADRDAAIRETDNAKSEHEKLQIGNEEKQRRSAELDSEIAKKEERAREVDRENTDSIKSGIANLFGKGKYAAIEQENEKLKAENEHIKESFPDAVRKEVAKRTKALTEAKRAVELERDSAMAIADTYESERDTALRQLREQKTGEQHRISMAVSRATAEKDKTIERLQGELKSSRDILNIIADILYKASEVFRRAIEAIIHFATERHKSIFSPSEAADIKSVMQSYGETTEQQKAVGAWLCDYAEHRQPFDKIKHRHTLNEVGDVAEGRYDWRIDKGRGGISL, encoded by the coding sequence ATGGCACAGAAGACATCAATCAACATCAAGCCCTGCAACATCGGAAGCAGCGAGGCGCACAACAGACGGACAGCGGAATACCTCGCCCATATCGGCAAGGAAAAGTTCTATGTTCGCACCGACCTCATGGCGGCAAACGAGACATGGGTAGCACCTGATTTCGGGGGCACTTCGCTGTCGGAACGCTACAATCAGATAGCCGCGATGGTAAAGGAGAAGACAGGTCGGGCGATGCAGACCAAAGACCGGGAGCGTGTGAACAAGAAGACCGGGAAGGTGACCGTCGTGCGCGGCAGCACTCCGCTCAAGGAGGGTGTCGTGGTAATCAAGGATGATACCACGCTGGAGCAGTTGCAACATTTCTGTGAGGTGTGTAAGGAGCGGTGGGGAATCACAGCTTTGCAAATCTTCATCCATCGTGACGAGGGGCATTACGGCACTCCCGGAGATACCGCCACATGGAAGCCCAATCTTCACGCCCATATCGTATGGGACTGGATGAACCACGACACCGGGAAATCCTGCAAGCTGGACGAAAAAGCCATGAGTGACATGCAGACGCTTTTGGCTGAGTGTCTTGACATGGAAAGGGGCAGCTCAAAGGAGCAGACGGGAAAGGAGCATCTTGAACGCGCTGACTTCATCATCGCCAGGCAGAAGCAGGAAGCCGAACAGGTAAAGGCGGAAAAGGAAGCAGCCGAAGCCGACAGGGATGCCGCGATCCGTGAGACGGACAATGCAAAATCCGAACATGAAAAACTCCAAATCGGGAACGAGGAAAAGCAGCGGCGCAGCGCGGAACTTGACAGCGAAATCGCCAAAAAGGAGGAACGTGCGAGAGAGGTTGACAGGGAGAACACGGACAGCATAAAGTCCGGCATCGCAAACCTTTTCGGCAAGGGCAAGTACGCAGCCATCGAGCAGGAGAACGAGAAGTTGAAAGCCGAGAACGAGCATATCAAAGAATCGTTCCCCGATGCCGTCAGGAAAGAGGTGGCGAAACGGACAAAGGCTCTGACAGAGGCGAAGCGGGCGGTCGAACTGGAACGCGACAGTGCCATGGCAATCGCCGACACTTATGAATCCGAGAGGGACACGGCACTGCGGCAGCTCCGGGAGCAAAAGACCGGGGAGCAGCACCGCATCAGCATGGCAGTGAGCCGGGCAACGGCGGAGAAGGACAAGACCATAGAGCGGTTGCAGGGTGAACTGAAATCGAGCCGGGATATTCTGAATATCATCGCCGATATTCTCTACAAGGCAAGCGAGGTGTTCCGGCGAGCCATTGAAGCGATTATCCATTTCGCCACGGAGCGGCACAAGTCAATCTTCTCTCCCTCCGAAGCCGCCGACATCAAGAGCGTCATGCAGAGCTACGGCGAGACCACCGAGCAGCAGAAAGCGGTCGGCGCATGGCTCTGTGACTATGCGGAACACCGACAGCCCTTTGATAAAATAAAACATCGCCATACACTCAATGAGGTTGGCGATGTCGCGGAAGGTCGGTATGATTGGAGGATTGATAAAGGACGAGGTGGAATCAGTCTGTAA
- a CDS encoding DUF4134 domain-containing protein, producing the protein MQQLKKKLQRAADRFMASKFAQKGVLALVCLTVSVGEAMAASKGAAGFTKATQEVSSYQTPVSNLMKAIAAVIVLVGAFNVYFKMQNGDQDVKKTIMLTIGGCIAFIALSEALPLFFK; encoded by the coding sequence ATGCAACAGTTAAAGAAGAAATTGCAACGTGCGGCAGACCGTTTCATGGCATCGAAGTTCGCACAGAAAGGCGTGCTGGCACTCGTCTGCCTCACGGTATCGGTCGGCGAGGCCATGGCCGCCAGCAAGGGTGCGGCAGGCTTTACCAAGGCCACGCAGGAGGTCAGCTCCTACCAGACACCCGTATCCAACCTCATGAAGGCCATTGCCGCGGTCATCGTGCTTGTCGGCGCGTTCAACGTCTATTTCAAGATGCAGAACGGTGACCAGGACGTGAAGAAGACCATCATGCTGACCATCGGCGGATGTATCGCGTTCATCGCGCTGTCAGAAGCCCTGCCCTTGTTCTTCAAGTAA
- a CDS encoding helix-turn-helix domain-containing protein — protein sequence MNNITFDQLPQAVSMLIEKVGLLTERVEKFLCDAPSQHGEAHTLLTLNEVAKLLGKSASTIYAMTSDKRIPYHKRGNKLYFFEDEVIAWIKQGGTSGVASESEIERRLEELRNGKKRKPGALTDGKSRMSAVAP from the coding sequence ATGAACAACATAACATTCGACCAACTGCCGCAGGCGGTTTCCATGCTGATTGAAAAGGTGGGACTGCTCACGGAACGTGTGGAAAAATTCCTGTGTGACGCACCCTCGCAGCATGGCGAGGCACACACCTTGCTTACTTTGAACGAGGTTGCAAAGCTACTCGGAAAATCCGCGTCAACCATCTATGCCATGACATCCGACAAACGTATTCCGTACCACAAGCGGGGTAACAAACTCTACTTCTTCGAGGATGAAGTCATCGCTTGGATCAAACAAGGAGGCACATCAGGAGTAGCCAGCGAGAGTGAGATTGAAAGACGGCTTGAGGAACTGCGCAACGGCAAGAAACGCAAGCCGGGAGCGTTGACGGACGGTAAAAGCCGGATGTCCGCAGTAGCACCATAA
- a CDS encoding site-specific integrase yields the protein MTNICTKVTVRKRPIKNGQVSLYLDFYPAIRHPKTGKPTRREYLGIYIYADPKDKFEAEFNKTMLRNAELVKCRRTEAIINEEYGFLDRNRGKESFLEYFRSKMADDDNYRNWNTAYKHFEKYCGGSCTFDNLTLDFCQGFLTYLLSLTTPTKGKMMASTANNNLNKLKCVLRIAYEEKRIKENIAPRLKHAKESSTKREFLTLEEVRMLAATPCEKPVIRSAALFSCLTGLRISDIIRLQWENIVKGADGGWCMHIVTKKTKTEAVLPLSDEALALCGERTEGQVFKGLTKTILPLYLKDWIKSAGITKHITFHGFRHTYATLQLAAGTDLYTISKMLTHSNVGTTQVYADVVNDLKRKASEQITLK from the coding sequence ATGACAAACATCTGCACGAAAGTGACTGTCAGGAAGCGACCCATCAAGAACGGTCAGGTGTCGCTTTACCTTGACTTCTACCCGGCTATACGGCATCCCAAGACAGGCAAGCCGACAAGACGGGAGTATCTGGGAATATACATCTATGCCGACCCTAAAGACAAATTCGAGGCTGAGTTCAACAAGACCATGCTCCGCAATGCCGAGCTTGTCAAGTGCCGCAGAACCGAAGCCATCATCAACGAGGAATACGGATTTCTTGACCGCAACCGCGGCAAGGAGAGTTTTCTTGAGTATTTCCGTTCCAAGATGGCGGATGATGATAATTACCGTAACTGGAACACCGCTTACAAGCACTTCGAGAAGTATTGCGGCGGAAGCTGCACCTTCGACAATCTGACGCTTGACTTCTGCCAGGGATTTCTCACCTATCTGCTGTCGCTCACCACGCCAACCAAGGGAAAGATGATGGCTTCCACCGCCAACAACAACCTCAACAAGCTGAAATGCGTCCTCCGCATCGCATACGAGGAGAAACGCATCAAGGAGAACATCGCACCACGCTTGAAGCACGCCAAGGAGTCAAGCACGAAACGCGAGTTCCTGACGCTTGAAGAGGTGAGGATGCTTGCCGCCACTCCCTGCGAGAAACCTGTTATACGGAGTGCCGCACTGTTCTCATGCCTTACGGGTCTGCGCATCAGCGACATCATCCGTCTGCAATGGGAGAACATTGTCAAGGGAGCTGACGGCGGCTGGTGCATGCACATCGTCACCAAGAAAACCAAGACGGAAGCCGTGCTGCCGCTGTCGGATGAAGCACTCGCACTATGCGGCGAGCGCACCGAGGGGCAGGTGTTCAAGGGGCTGACGAAGACAATCCTTCCCCTCTATCTCAAGGACTGGATCAAGTCTGCCGGAATCACCAAGCACATCACGTTCCACGGGTTCAGGCACACATACGCGACCCTTCAGCTTGCCGCCGGAACAGACCTCTATACCATTTCAAAGATGCTCACGCACAGCAATGTCGGAACGACACAGGTCTATGCCGATGTGGTGAACGACCTCAAGCGCAAGGCATCCGAACAGATTACACTCAAATGA
- a CDS encoding SDR family NAD(P)-dependent oxidoreductase, with translation MNILIIGATSGIGNSLYSHYISCGNHVAIMGRRKNILDEICAANPAYTLAFPVDISNINSFNNAFEEVVKSFQNIDLAILCAGIGELNEPLDIKQELATLSTNVIGWTNAVDTLYNHFEKNGKGHLVTITSVGGLQPTPIAPSYSASKAFQINYTKSLQAKARKTAITITEIRPGLVDTRMAKGNGLFWVMPLEKVSKQIIRAIDTKKKLCIVTKRWRILNYIVKHFL, from the coding sequence ATGAACATTTTAATCATCGGCGCAACCTCTGGTATTGGCAACTCCCTTTACTCGCATTACATTTCCTGCGGTAATCATGTCGCTATTATGGGGAGAAGAAAAAACATACTTGATGAAATATGCGCTGCAAATCCTGCGTATACGCTTGCGTTTCCAGTTGATATTTCCAACATAAATTCTTTTAACAATGCTTTTGAGGAAGTCGTTAAGTCGTTTCAGAATATTGATTTAGCTATATTGTGCGCCGGTATTGGAGAACTAAACGAACCCCTTGACATTAAACAGGAACTGGCAACGCTTTCTACAAACGTTATCGGTTGGACTAATGCTGTTGATACTCTTTATAATCATTTTGAAAAAAACGGCAAAGGGCATTTAGTTACTATCACATCTGTTGGAGGTTTGCAGCCTACTCCGATTGCGCCATCTTACAGCGCAAGCAAGGCTTTCCAAATAAATTACACTAAGTCTTTACAGGCCAAAGCAAGAAAAACAGCCATTACTATTACTGAAATTCGCCCTGGTTTAGTTGATACCCGCATGGCAAAAGGAAACGGTTTGTTTTGGGTAATGCCTCTTGAGAAAGTATCAAAGCAGATTATAAGGGCAATCGACACCAAGAAGAAATTGTGCATCGTTACGAAACGCTGGCGAATACTCAATTATATAGTTAAGCATTTCCTGTGA
- the imm40 gene encoding Imm40 family immunity protein: MKLTDRRYNNQVFKNTSFSNSGIAVWWTKKKFNGCQFVNCDFNDVVVRGCLFKDCVFQSGKMQHTLLGARTSVLLRKSIYIGCTFERVKLRSLGIADFIGCTFIDCDFKTAFIAASFAKCKFIGKIYGCVFCGPNYDSYFYGDKLSYWVSNKGRLNDVDFSESILTDVDFRGGIDLSTVLFPDSYLSDKLIIKYSLEPLGVHGFAYPQKEALKIANGYFNSNIPILGGDVYKMENGRITLTLDSWYCDRISSESPSEYVRRCYLVTTDYVSKYPNNANFLFGFVVDAQS; encoded by the coding sequence ATGAAACTGACCGATAGACGATATAATAATCAGGTTTTCAAGAATACCTCATTTAGCAATAGTGGTATTGCAGTTTGGTGGACAAAAAAGAAATTTAATGGATGCCAATTCGTCAACTGCGATTTCAACGATGTCGTTGTACGAGGTTGTCTGTTTAAGGATTGTGTTTTTCAAAGCGGGAAAATGCAGCACACTTTATTAGGAGCCAGAACCAGTGTTCTGCTACGTAAAAGCATCTATATTGGCTGTACCTTTGAACGCGTTAAATTACGGAGTTTAGGAATCGCAGACTTTATTGGATGCACATTCATTGATTGCGATTTCAAAACCGCATTTATCGCTGCATCATTTGCAAAGTGTAAATTTATAGGAAAAATTTACGGTTGTGTATTTTGTGGCCCCAACTACGATAGTTATTTTTATGGTGATAAGTTATCTTATTGGGTTTCCAATAAAGGAAGATTGAACGATGTGGATTTTTCCGAAAGTATCCTTACTGATGTTGATTTTCGAGGAGGTATTGATTTATCTACTGTCTTATTTCCAGATTCGTATTTATCCGACAAACTGATTATCAAGTATTCTCTTGAGCCCTTAGGTGTTCATGGTTTTGCCTATCCACAAAAAGAAGCACTGAAAATAGCGAATGGATATTTTAATTCAAACATACCTATTCTTGGTGGAGATGTATATAAGATGGAGAATGGACGCATTACGTTAACTCTTGACAGTTGGTATTGTGACAGGATTAGTTCAGAATCCCCATCCGAATATGTAAGACGCTGCTATCTTGTAACGACCGATTATGTCAGCAAATATCCTAACAATGCAAATTTCTTATTTGGATTTGTTGTAGATGCGCAAAGTTGA